AAGAAGTCAAATTCATAAAATGAGACGAACTTAACTTCTGAACAGAAACTTCAGTTCCAAAGAACCATCTCCATAAAACACAGCAGCAACCTGAAACAACAGAACTAGCATAAACCACCCCAAAAAGAAAGGCAGGATAGGAGGGTGAATCACCTACATGTCCCTGATGAAAAACACTGAAGAACCAAAAACAGCTTTGTGTCATACACCAACCAGCAACTTCAGTATCCTAAATGATTGACATAGACACCCAGTCACGACTCAATGCTTATTTCCACGATTATCGAAATTGCCCTTCCTGGACTTGTTTGTATCCTCATGTGATATATTATCATCAGATGATCTAAAAAGGACCACAAGAGAAGTAAATGACTTCATAGTCAGAAAGGAGGAGTTATATACATTTACCAGAAGTAATATGAACATAGTAGCTTACAGTTTCTGTTTCTTGGCACTATTCTTTTTGATATTTAGGACCATATCCATGGCCATTTTTTGGTGATCTCTTGTCTGTGAATGCGCCTCTAGACCTTCTACTGTTTGACAATCTACTTTACATATTCTGCACCATCCCATGCTCCCTTGCTTCCTCTTTCTTGATTGATCGAAGGACTCTTCTTCCTAATGAGTACAAACAGAAATATCCAATAACCCCCATTAATCAGATTTACAtggaaagtttaccaacacatagaTTTGATAAAAGAACACTAAACATAATACTCATGCATACACCAGGGTAGTAATGTACCAACCAACTACACAGTGACAAAGTATATAAATACAATAAAAGTATATCACCAGTACTTACAGGATGGTAATATCCACTATCAATTTGATGTTCAGTGAAAGGAAAGCCGCCATTGTATCCTATATTACCAATACGTCCATGACCAACTTCACCAAGCATATCGGGTGGCAAGTTTCCAGGACCACCCATTCGCAAATGGTTGGGGAAGGGATCAAAACCAGCTGGCTCACCCATATGCATATGATTTGAAAAATGGCGAGGACCACCAGGTTCAACTCCACGCAATATATCTGTACCATCATGGACACCTCTACGCAAGTGGCCAGGCAATTGCGGATACCTACTTTCTTGAAATTCACTGCCATCAGAAGGTAAGTATGATTTATATCGTTCACCAAATACGTGTGGATCCCGGCCATCAATTCCATCCGATATAAACCTTGGAAATTCCCTACCGGGACTTCTAGGAGGAGGCATATGCCGACCAGATTCATAAGGCCTCAGAAAATCGGGGTGAGCAACAGCAGGATCACCTTTCCTCCCCATGTTTTCATTAGGGAAACCAACCGGCATCATAGTACGTGCAGATGGATTAGCGGAATGATAAGGAGGCAACCTTGAACCAGCACCACTAGGACCATCCAATTTGGGTCCAACATCATGGTTCCCGTATGGACCTCTATCAAGGGGCCTCGACGACGAAGGATAGCTTTCATACCCAGGAAAACGTTCAGCATCCAAATGACCTGCTCTGGGGAACTGCTTGAGGTCTTCATCAAACTCTCTCTGATCAGCAATGTGTCTATTTGGTTCCCCTGAGAAGGGCTTGAAGCGCTCCTCTGATAGCTGATTATAACCATCTTCTGGTACTTTCGTATATCTCTCTTCTGGTAAAGCAATTAATTTATCACCCTGTAAGCCATTTGGAACTGATGGATCCTTAGTACCACCAGCCAACTCTCTGCTTGGCGCTACTTCCTTTGCATCGTTATTTTGAGACCCAGTTTCACGTATTGGTTCAACCTTCTTAGAAACTGGTACCGAAGGTGACTGGGCCTGGGTGTTTGCTCCAGGGGGGTAGCTTTGACTTGAAGCTGGCTGGACTCCATTCGGCTGCACTGGCTTAGGCTGGGCAGTCCCACCAGTAGATTGCTGAAACTTTTGATGGGATACCCCAGAGTTTGGCACCATAGGTCTCCCTGCATGGTTTTGAGATTGATGGGGTTGCATACCAAAAGCAGTAGGATTATTCTGCTGGAAAGAGGCAGGAGGTCCCTGGGCACGTATCTGAGGCTGCATAGCCTGGTGCTGCAGGAATGGACCTGGCAGATGGGACTGATTCTGGACCAAACCAGGTGTTTGCCCAGGAAACGCCTGAGGGTGTGGTAAATGACCCTGAAGCTGCTGGTTTTGTTGAGGAGCTGGCTGTTGCTGAAGAGTAGGCATACCAGGGTGATGTTGAATACCCTGACCGGGGTGGTGAATCTGCGGACGCACCGGGTGTTGCTGTACTGGAAGCATGTTGGGGCGTTGTCCTTGAGGAGGCAGCAACGAAGGTGATGCTTGCGGGTGTTGCATCGGGGCACGAGCCTGTGGTGGACGCATCACTGTTGGTTGTTGTGTTATACCCTGCTGAGGATGGATATGATGAGGCAGTTGTGGTAAAGCACCCGGAAGCACTTTTTGGTATGGTTGTGCTTGGGGATAAGACTGGTGGCCTGTCACAGCCTGAGCGGGTGGATGCTGTGTCAGAACATGGGGATGTTGCGAATGTGGTTGTGGCAGGGAATGCGGAGGGGGTTGAATTGGCACCTGTGGCTGCATCTGCGATTGGGCATGCATATGGGGCTGAGATTGGGGAATGGGTTGGGATAATGGCTGTGATTGCGGAAGCGGCAACTGGGAATGTGGCACCTGCGGACGTTGTTGCATGTAAGGTTGGGGTTGGAGTTGCGCTGGATGTGCCTGTGGCTGAGGCCGAGCTTGGGGATAGAACTGTGAATGTGGCTGGCCTTGGATAGGTGGACGACTCGACATCTGCTGCATTTGAGGATGTACCTGAGGTTGGGATTGAGACTGTAGTTGGGGTTGCTGAGATTGGGCTTGGGGACGGACTTGAGGCTGGGGTTGAGGCTGCTGTAGACCTTGTACAGTTGCAGGATGAGCTTGTTGATATGGAACATAATGCTGATATTGTTGTTGATATGGATCATATCCAGGATAGTTCTGGTAATATTGTTGAtagtgttgttgctgctgctgataccACTGCTCAGGAGTAGGAGCAGAAGTAACTGCTGCTTGAGGCTGAGCACTCGTCATAACTTTACTTTGATCTTGTCCTGATGCTGGAGCTACTGTAGCAGCAACCTGGGTGGACTGGGCTTGAGAAGCCGGTATTCCTGCCTTGGTAGCCGCTTGGTTCTGCTGGGAAGCCGCTTGATTCTGCTGGGCGATAGCCACCACAGTGGATGCTGCAGTTGCGTCCTGGGTACTGTCTGGCTGTTGTGGTTGAGGCTGCACACCCTGTGCAAACAATATAAAGATGTAAAACAGAAAGACGgcgaaataaaaagaaaatgtgaATCAAACAACGGTTCATTCATGCACTCACTGGGCAGCTCTGTGCATGTTCCTGAACTTGGCGATGCACAATTTGTGTTCCACATCTGTTGCATACAACTGGGGAATTGCCAAAGGTACACCCTGCACAATGGGCTGTGCATTCTGACAAAGAGCCCTGCCATGTACACCCACTTCTGTGGTAGAGACAATGAACTGCTATCTTCTCTATGGTTTCAGCTAGTGCTTTATTTGACTCTATCAGAGGCTGCATATGTTTAACTGACAGTTACAACACATATAAACCTTAATTTCAAATACATAGTACAAATGAGAGTTTGAAAAACTAACCTTAGAATCTGCTTCTGTCACCAAGTAACCATCATAGGGACAAGCTTTTGTAGTTCCAACAACATAGCTTAAGCAGGGTTTGCAGTACAAGTGCGTGCATTGTGATTGTAGCGCTTCACTTGGATAGACAAGAAGGCGACAAACAGGACAAAAGTATTCTCCAGCAAGAGACTGAATGTTTAAAATGCATTCATTATCGAAACCCATTTTGCCTGGGACCAGACACCTTGCCAAGAACCAAACTATGTGGGTCAAGAAGCAACAGCGTCTTGCATTAACAGATACTTGAACAGGTACGCTGATCCACCCACACGTTCCCTGACACATTAAAATAACGCagattaaaatatcaatgccAAGGTAGATCAACGATGCTTATACTACATGGGTCTAAAAGGTGAGGGTGAAAACCCCGAGGTCCTCACTTTCAAGTCTGCAACCCAATCTTGTTCAATGTGACAATCATAGTATTTAAGACTCTTTATAATGCCATATGCAACAAATTAAAAACATGGGttcaaaattaggtcaaattaaaCTAGATTACACCAATAGATCATCATAACAGGTCaatgaaaacacacaaaaacaagAAAGTATGCTTTTCTGTGCAACGGATTGATCAGAGATAGAGCATACGTAAACAAGAAACTAATAGGACAACTTACGAGTATTAGTGCCACATAACGAACAAACTGGAACTAATGAAAGTTAAGACCTTTTTTTAAGTATAAAAATTAGACATTAAGCAGTTCCGGTCGAGCTAACATTCTAAATCGATTGTaacaatcataaataaaaatcagCCCTGAAATTTCAGGAAGAGCAACCCGAAATTTATCTCTAGATCTACACTTTGTTTCAAAGTTTTATCAAAGACGATAAAAAATAAACAGATTCTTtcaatttctaaaaccctaattttaaaaacAAATTTCAGTCTCTACTCGATGAACTAAAGAACAAAGCGAACCAGCGAGAGGGAGAAGAATGGTACCTGCAAAGATGCGTGGAGTGGTCGAGAGATATCAGATACAGCGGCGGAGCTGGAGAcgagtttcagagagaaaaagaagaaaatttggggGAGAAGgcggaaaaaaaatgaaacttcaTTAAAAACCAATGTAAAACCCAACTATAAAGTGATTCACCGTAAAGGGTATTGTTATGTAATATTGATAAATATGAAGGGTAAATACGTAAATTCAGAAAAAATTCCCATGCATCTAGCGTTCACCAATTCTTGGTACGCATCGTTTTAGGAAAGCTTGAGCCTATAATTAGGTGTTGCAATAATTAGGTTTTGCGTAATCATGGCGAAGAATTAATTGATGTCAGGCAGATGCAAGCAGCATTACAAGTACTGCATGATCATGCATGGCAGAATTGCAATAAGAACTTAACCCAAAAGGATTTGCAGTTAATTGCATCCTCTGTGGTTTTAGCCTGCTCTCTCGGTGACTCCCTACGATTGTGGTTATGGTGCATCACATCTGGAGCGCAACCTGAGAATGGCTAACCTTACAAGGTCAGCGCTTCTCTCGGAATTGGTCTCTAAAGGTGTAATGGCTTGTGCATCTCCAGAAGTAAGAGAACTTTACAATCTTTTGGAACATGAATTTCTTCCCTTGGATCTTGCTACAAGAGTTCAGCCATTGCTAACCAAGATATCCAGCGTTGGCGGGAAGATATTGTGTGCGTCTTCTGTTTCAGAAGTGCAACTTTCGCATTATATTCCTGCCCTTGAAAAGCTTGCCACCTTGAGACTGCTTCAGCAGGTTTCACGAGTTTATCAGACAATGAAGATCGAGGTTCTTTCCGATATGATTCCTGTGAGCACAAGAACCACGCgcgtgtccgaacgctcacaatcaatctttaacatctagggagattatgatgatggtaccctggtgttgattcattggctcaaaaccttcgggtttatcatggcctcctccaaccactccaggcgtggcgtttgtgcatgggatataagtattaaggaaaacaaaacatataagcaaacacgtgcggagctaaatgaatgtaaagtgctgaaatgtaaataagaccatggtttacgtggttcagcactaaggcctacatccacgggatttgttgttctactatgttcttcacggttacacgaatagttgaatgatttttggggtttacatgtttctctcctctcagggattaacttacctttgctatttctctctctctctatccttcccttcctgatgttttcgatcccctttcctcttggtggagattgggtatttataaggttagaacgtgggacccatctctgaagaccgttggaaccttatcttcttgtgtccttgcgtccatcgcgcggaggtctgcgtttcccccttgatcccgcagaggcatcatcgctcgttccacaggttggtcgacacgtacactgctcggagtgtttaatgtgggtagttgaggggtctgctcgtgtcagacaagtgtcttctgcccctgtcagtccgtgtcagctaactttctctccaccgttgatcttggcttctcttttggggatgagataaagtaactcctaggggtttatttggtgtttcgtgacccatcatgttttgatgtttttggcctgcatgctttccacgtacctctttatatacacgtgtctgatagtgagatatatgtgtacacaatttgccccttttcttcgggcttgaatgactaatgggtgccttgaagaaaaactatcgtcgcatattcttctcactcctaataacttctcctagatacttgggaacgtcttttattcgtgcattaactgcttatgtaacgggcacgttttcccattcctcccttaatttccttctctttctttcgggtattttaaggataaaaagaaaatttaatttcat
The nucleotide sequence above comes from Papaver somniferum cultivar HN1 chromosome 8, ASM357369v1, whole genome shotgun sequence. Encoded proteins:
- the LOC113306580 gene encoding atrophin-1-like, yielding MGFDNECILNIQSLAGEYFCPVCRLLVYPSEALQSQCTHLYCKPCLSYVVGTTKACPYDGYLVTEADSKPLIESNKALAETIEKIAVHCLYHRSGCTWQGSLSECTAHCAGCTFGNSPVVCNRCGTQIVHRQVQEHAQSCPGVQPQPQQPDSTQDATAASTVVAIAQQNQAASQQNQAATKAGIPASQAQSTQVAATVAPASGQDQSKVMTSAQPQAAVTSAPTPEQWYQQQQQHYQQYYQNYPGYDPYQQQYQHYVPYQQAHPATVQGLQQPQPQPQVRPQAQSQQPQLQSQSQPQVHPQMQQMSSRPPIQGQPHSQFYPQARPQPQAHPAQLQPQPYMQQRPQVPHSQLPLPQSQPLSQPIPQSQPHMHAQSQMQPQVPIQPPPHSLPQPHSQHPHVLTQHPPAQAVTGHQSYPQAQPYQKVLPGALPQLPHHIHPQQGITQQPTVMRPPQARAPMQHPQASPSLLPPQGQRPNMLPVQQHPVRPQIHHPGQGIQHHPGMPTLQQQPAPQQNQQLQGHLPHPQAFPGQTPGLVQNQSHLPGPFLQHQAMQPQIRAQGPPASFQQNNPTAFGMQPHQSQNHAGRPMVPNSGVSHQKFQQSTGGTAQPKPVQPNGVQPASSQSYPPGANTQAQSPSVPVSKKVEPIRETGSQNNDAKEVAPSRELAGGTKDPSVPNGLQGDKLIALPEERYTKVPEDGYNQLSEERFKPFSGEPNRHIADQREFDEDLKQFPRAGHLDAERFPGYESYPSSSRPLDRGPYGNHDVGPKLDGPSGAGSRLPPYHSANPSARTMMPVGFPNENMGRKGDPAVAHPDFLRPYESGRHMPPPRSPGREFPRFISDGIDGRDPHVFGERYKSYLPSDGSEFQESRYPQLPGHLRRGVHDGTDILRGVEPGGPRHFSNHMHMGEPAGFDPFPNHLRMGGPGNLPPDMLGEVGHGRIGNIGYNGGFPFTEHQIDSGYYHPEEESFDQSRKRKQGSMGWCRICKVDCQTVEGLEAHSQTRDHQKMAMDMVLNIKKNSAKKQKLSSDDNISHEDTNKSRKGNFDNRGNKH